TGAATTGCGCACGCCCCTGACGTCCATCATCGGCTATGCCGAGTGCCTGCTCGACCCGGCGATCGCCGCCGGCCTTGCCCAAGAACAACGGCGGGAATTTCTTCAGGAGATCCGGGCCAAGGGGGAGGCCCTGGCCGCCATCATCGACGATCTGCTCGACATCAGCCGCATCGAGCGGGGCGAGCCGCTGCGCATGCAGATCGCGCCCTGCGATCTGTCCCTGCTGATCGCCAAGGTGGTGCGCGCCTTCGAAATGCATGCCCCGCGTCACCGCTTCGAGGTACGCCTGGATGCCGTCGCGCCCTCTGTTCTGCGCGTGGACCACAACCGCATGGTTCAGGTGTTTGAAAATCTTCTCAGCAACGCGGTGAAATATTCGCCGCAAGGCGGGCGGATTCTGGTCGAGGGCCAGTTGGTCGGAGATGCTTATCGGACCGTCGTGAGCGATGAGGGCATCGGCATGTCCGCGGAACAGGCCCGCCGGATCTTCGACAAGTTCTATCGGGCCGACACCTCCAGCACGGCCGTCGGCGGCCTGGGGCTGGGCATGAGCATCGTCCAGCAGATCGTCAAGGCCCACGCGGGCACCATCGAGGTGCAAAGCGCCCCCGGCCGGGGAACCCGGGTCGCCGTGGTCCTGCCCTTGAGCCATGCGGAGGAGGCCGCAAATCCCGCGCCGGGGTGAACGACCACCCGGTTCAGATCCTTTCCTCCCGTTCGCGCTGCTCTTTTTCTTCGTCCAGATCCGGCTCTCCGCAATGCTCCAGAATGGCCCGACGCGCCCGTCGGCGCAGGTCGAGGGCCTGGCTCCAGGTGTCGGCCGCGCCCCGTTCGGTTTTCGCGTTCAGGGCTTCCAGCACCTGGACGCGCAGGGCCCCTCGGCGGGGAAACCAGGAGCCGTCGCGCAGCACCGAGCGACTGCCGCTGATGGCGATGGGGATGAGCGGCGTTTCGCCTGCGGCAGCGGTGACGAAAGCGCCCAAGCGGAAGGGGCGCAGGCCGGGAGCGCGGGTGAAGGTGCCTTCGGCGAAAAACACCAGGTTGCGGCCCGCCCGGGCGAGGGCGCCGAAGCGGCGCGCGTCCTCGGCGCCCCGGCGCGCGTCGAAACGATCGACGAACTCGGTGCCGATGCGCCGCAGCAGGAAGCGTAGGACCGGGCGTTGCCGCAATTCGGCCTTGGCCACGAAATTCAAGGGGATGGGCAGGGCCGCCGCGAGCAGATAGGGATCGAGGTAGCTGGCATGGTTGGCGACCAGCACGCAGTTGCCCGAGGGCGGCAGGTGCTCGACACCCTCCACGCGCAGGGGCAGGCCCGAGAGCCGCAGGGCGATCCGGGCGAGGTGATGCAGGGCACGCAAGCGCCAGGCGGCGCGCGGCAGCAGCAGGATCGCCAGGGTGCCCAGGGCGGCCGCCAGGCCGAACAGGCCCCACAAAAAGCCCGCGTAGGCCAGGCCGGTGGCGGTGCGCGCCGCGTCGCGGCATCGGTCGCCGAGGGAGGCGAGGGCCAGGCGCAGCAACGGCCGCCAACTGGCCTCGCTCTTGCCCAGGCGCCCCTGCTCGTGGAGTTCGCGGCACGCGGCCCGGCGGATCTTGCCGCTCGAAGTCTTGAGGATGCTGTGGGGGGGGACGAGCAGCAGCTCGTCCGGCGGTGTGCCGAGCAGATCCACCGCCAGTCCCTGAATGTCGCGGCTCAGGCGCTCGCGCGTCTGCGCGTCGGTTTCACGGGTTTCGGCCACCACCACCAGCCGCTCGCTGCCCGTGGCCGGATCGGGTCTGCCGAAGACCACGACGTTGCCCTTGCGGATGCCGGGCAGGGCGCCCACCGCTTCTTCGAGTTCCTGGGGATGGAGGTTGCGCCCGCCAATGATAATGAGGTCCTTGACGCGACCGGTGAGAAAGAGATCGCCTCCCGCCAGGTAGCCGAGATCGCCGGTGTTGTACCAGTCGCCGTCGCGCAGGCGGCGGGTCTCCTCGGGGTTGCGGAAGTAGCCGCCGCAGGCCGAGGGTCCGCGAAACTGCACGCGTCCCTGGGTGCGCTCGGGCAATTCCCGGCCCGCGGCGTCGACGATGCGGATTTCATGGCCGTCGAGGGGGCGGCCGCAGGCCACCAGGCGCAGGGCGGTTGGGTCATCGGCGGCGGCGGGCTCGGCACGGCCCGTGCGGGCCAGGGTCTCGCGCGACACCCGCTCGATGAGGGGCGGGCGCCCCAGGGGCGGAAAAGCCAGGCCCACGGTGCATTCGGCGAGGCCGTAGACCGGCATCAGGGCCTCGAGGCGCAGACCGTGCGGGGCAAAACGCGCGGCAAAGCGCTCCAAGGTGGCTGCGCTGACCGGTTCGGCGCCGTTGAAGGCGCCGCGCCAGGAGCTGAGATCCAGGCCGGTCAGTTCCTCGTCGCCGACCTTGGTCAGACAGATTTCGTAGGCAAAATTGGGTGCCGGCGAGAGGGTGCCGCCGTAGCGATGCAAGGCCCACAGCCAGCGGCGCGGACGGCTGAGAAAGTCCAGGGGCGAGAGCAGCACCACGGGCGTGCCGAAATAGAGTCCGGCCAGGCAGGTGCCGATCAGCCCCATGTCGTGATAGAGGGGCAGCCAGCTGACGATGACGTCCGACGGCCGTACCGCGACCGCCTTGCCGAGGGCGCGGATATTGGCGAGCAGATTGGCGTGGGACAGCACGACCCCCTTGGGCGTGCCGGTGCTGCCCGAGGTGTACTGCAGAAAGGCCGTGTCCTCGGGTCCGATGGCGGGTACCCTGGGGGTCGCGCCGGAGGCGGCGAGTTCCTCCGCCGTGACCAGGCTCTTGAGGGAGGGCAGACGCGCCTTGAGAAGACGGGCGAAGGGCAGGGCCTCGGGCAGGGTGATGAGGGTAAAGGCGCCGCAGTTGTCAAGAATCGCCTGCTGACGCCGCAGGTGGCTTTCCAGCTGGGCGCGGCGCACCGGCGGGTAAAGGGGCACCGGCACTCCGCCGGCGAGCAGCACGCCCCAGAAGGAAAAGAGGTAGTCGGCGCTGGTCGGCAGCATGATCGCCACCGCGGTTCCCTGGGGCAAGCCGCGCTCCTGCAGGCCGGCGGCGATGGCGCGGGCGCCCTGCGCCAGCCGCCGGTAGGAGAGCACCTCGCCTTCGCCCTCATCGGCATAGAAACGGGTCTGGGGTCGCTCGGGGTGCTGCTCCAGGTGCCAGGCGAGCGCCTCCGTCAGGGTGCGGGCCTCACGGGGGAACTCCTCGGTGCTCTCGGCGCCGCTCGCCGCGATTCGCCGCCCGGCGTCAAAGGTCGGGACCGCATCGGCCCCGGCGAGGGCGCGCAGCAGATCGCGCGGCGTTTCGGCCTCGGCCAATACCTGTTCCGCTAGGGTGATGCCGAAATGTTTCTCCAGGCGGTTGAGAAGTTCCATGCGCGCCAGGCTGTCGAAGCCCAGATCGCGGTCGAGGGAACTCTCAAGGTTCACGCGGGGCGTGCGGTTCGGGTGCAGGTCGGCGGCCAAATCCTGAATCACTCGCAGCAATCCGGCGGCATGTTCCTGAGAGGCTGGGGATCGTTCCTGCGCGGTCATCCTGACCCCTTTCCCCGCCGGATCCGGCCCGGCAAGGTCCGTGCGAAACCCTGGTTCCGTTGATGACTTCGATTATATCCTGATTTGAGTCCCTGCGTGGTCCGAAGAGGTGGGCAAGAGCAGAAACAGGGGCGGCGCGAGCCGTCAGCCGCCGGCAAAGAGGCGCACGGTGAGAAACAGGCCGATCATGGCGAAGGCGAGGGCGGTTTTAGCGGCCACGCCGAGCACCAGGCCGATCAGGGTGCCGATGCCCGCGCGCCCGGCGGCGCGCAGATCGCTGCGCGCCGTGAGTTCTCCGGCCACGGCGCCCAGGAAGGGGCCGAGCAGGATGC
This window of the Geoalkalibacter sp. genome carries:
- a CDS encoding AMP-binding protein, which gives rise to MTAQERSPASQEHAAGLLRVIQDLAADLHPNRTPRVNLESSLDRDLGFDSLARMELLNRLEKHFGITLAEQVLAEAETPRDLLRALAGADAVPTFDAGRRIAASGAESTEEFPREARTLTEALAWHLEQHPERPQTRFYADEGEGEVLSYRRLAQGARAIAAGLQERGLPQGTAVAIMLPTSADYLFSFWGVLLAGGVPVPLYPPVRRAQLESHLRRQQAILDNCGAFTLITLPEALPFARLLKARLPSLKSLVTAEELAASGATPRVPAIGPEDTAFLQYTSGSTGTPKGVVLSHANLLANIRALGKAVAVRPSDVIVSWLPLYHDMGLIGTCLAGLYFGTPVVLLSPLDFLSRPRRWLWALHRYGGTLSPAPNFAYEICLTKVGDEELTGLDLSSWRGAFNGAEPVSAATLERFAARFAPHGLRLEALMPVYGLAECTVGLAFPPLGRPPLIERVSRETLARTGRAEPAAADDPTALRLVACGRPLDGHEIRIVDAAGRELPERTQGRVQFRGPSACGGYFRNPEETRRLRDGDWYNTGDLGYLAGGDLFLTGRVKDLIIIGGRNLHPQELEEAVGALPGIRKGNVVVFGRPDPATGSERLVVVAETRETDAQTRERLSRDIQGLAVDLLGTPPDELLLVPPHSILKTSSGKIRRAACRELHEQGRLGKSEASWRPLLRLALASLGDRCRDAARTATGLAYAGFLWGLFGLAAALGTLAILLLPRAAWRLRALHHLARIALRLSGLPLRVEGVEHLPPSGNCVLVANHASYLDPYLLAAALPIPLNFVAKAELRQRPVLRFLLRRIGTEFVDRFDARRGAEDARRFGALARAGRNLVFFAEGTFTRAPGLRPFRLGAFVTAAAGETPLIPIAISGSRSVLRDGSWFPRRGALRVQVLEALNAKTERGAADTWSQALDLRRRARRAILEHCGEPDLDEEKEQREREERI